The Gemmobacter aquarius genome contains the following window.
GGGAAGGGGCCCTGGTTCGGGGCGGGCATGCCGTCCTCGGTCTCCAGCGGGTAGCCTTCGCGCATGTTTTCGGTTTGCAGGTAATAGACGAGCAGGGCGAAGAAGCCCCAGAAGAGCCAGATGGCAAGGCTTGCCAGATCGAAGTTGCCGAAGAAGTTCACACCAACCATTTTTTGGTCCTCCGAGGGTCAGGTGGGGAATTCGACGATGGCAAGACGCGCATCGCCGGAAGGCTTGGTTTCAGACAGGGGCCGGACGCGGACCAAGGGGCCGAGCACGGCAAGGGTCGCAAAGAGCAGCCCGATTTCAAGGTGGTAGACGAAAGAGTAGCCGAGGCTGGCGTCGGTCAGGCCAGCGCCCAGCCAGCCGTTGGTGGCGAGGTGACCGACAAGGTCACGCAACGAGCCGCCGAGGAAGATCGAGGCGCCTTGGGCGGTGGCTTGCGCGGCCCCCCATGCGCCAAGGGCGATGCCTGCACCGGCGAGGCCGCCGACAGAAAGCTGCATGGCGACGGTCAGGGTCGATATGGCGAAAAGGCCCGAGCCGAAGCCGATCATTCCGGCACCGGCGAAGAATAGCGCGGTGGAATGCAAGGGGCCTGCGAAGATGACGGCGACGAAGGCCACGATGCCTGCCAGCAGACCGCGTGCGGCCATGCGGAAGGGGTCGATGCCTTTCGACAGCCAGCGGGCGGCGAGCAGGAAGCCGATCAAGGCTCCGGCAGCCGACATCGCGGTGAGCAGGGTGGTCTGCGAGACGGAGAGGCCAAGAATCTCGCCGCCATAGGGTTCGAGAAGCACATCTTGCATGTTGAAGCCGAGCGTGCCGATGACGACGACGACGAGCAGGCGACCTGCGGTGCCGCTGGCCATCAGGTCGGCCCATGACGAGGAGAAACTGGTGCGCGGGGCGGCGCGTTCCTCGGCGGTCATCGGGCGGAAGCGTTCCTGCTTCCACAGCGCGATCAGGTTGAGGACCAGCGTGGCAAGGCCGCAGCCCTGCACGACGCGCACGAGGGTGAGGGGGCTGAAATCGGTGAGCAGCCAGCCGACGATGATGGCCGAGACACCCATGCCAAGCAGGTTCATGACGTAGAGCAGCGCCACCACGCGGGGCCGCGTCTCGTCGCTGGCGCGGTCGGATGCCAGCGCGAGGCCTGCGGTCTGCGTCATATGCATGCCGATGCCGGTCATCAGGAAGGCGAGGGCTGCAAGCACTTCGCCCGCGAAGGGCACGTCATAGGTGCGATCGCCCGACAGCACGATCAGCGCGAAGGGCATGACGGCAAGGCCGCCCATCTGCCACAGGCTGCCGAACCAGAGGTAAGGCACGCGCTTCCAGCCAAGGGCCGAGCGGTGGGTATCGGAGCGGTGGCCCAGAAGCGCGCGGAAGGGCGCGACGAGGACGGGAATGGCGATCATGGCGGCGACGACCATGGCGGGCACGGAAAGTTCGACGATCATCACGCGGTTCAGCGTGCCCAGAAGCAGGACCGAGGCCATGCCGACCGAGACCTGAAACAGCGACATGCGCAAAAGCTGCATGAGCGACAGGTCTTTTGACGCCACATCGGCAAAGGGCAGCCAGTTGGCCCCCAGCATTTGCAGATGCTTCTTGCGGATGATCACGGCCGGTACTCCAGACATTCCGAGATGTAGAAACCGCGAGTTACGCGGTCGATGCGCTTGAGCTGCCCTTTGGCATGGGCGGCGATGGTTTCGGCGGCGTGCGGGATCATGGTGGGCGAGCGGTCGGCGCGGGGGAACAGCTTGCCCAGCGTGAAGAAGGCCATGAGGAACGGCGTCTTCGGGGCCACGGTAAAGATGATGCCGCCGCGCGTGCGCTGGCCAAGCCGGTTCAGGATGCCGCCGATATCGGGGGCGGCGTAGTAGATCAGGCTGTCCATGGCGAGCACGAAGTCGAACCTGCCATGGGCGGCGTCGGTCATGTCTCCGGCAGCAAAGGTGACGCGCGAGGCCAGCGCCTTGGGCAGGCGGGCCTTGGCGATGCCGATCAATTGCGGCGAGATGTCGACGGCCAGCACGTCGGCTCCGCGACGGGCCAGTTCTTCGGTCATCGATCCCGTGCCGCAGCCCGCGTCGAGCACGCGGCAACCGCGCAGGTCGGCGGGCAGGCGGCCAAGCATGGTCGCCCGCATAAGGTCGCGGCCTTCGCGCACGGTCTGGCGGATGCGGCTGACCGGCGCGTCGCTGGTCAGGCGGTCCCAGACCGATGTCGCGCTGTGGTCGAAGTAGCGTTCGACCCTTTGGCGGGTGGCGGTGTAATCGGCCATATCAATCGAATCCCAGCAGTTCGAAGATTTCGCGGTCGGGCAGCGGTTCGGGCGTTGACCCCGTGCCTTGCACCGATCGCCACAGCGTTTCGGCAAGGCGCATGTATTCGGCGCGGGCCATCACGATGTCTTCGCTGTCGTCCATCTCGAACAGCGTCTTCTTCTTCAGGCGCGAGCGGCGGATGGCGTCGATGTCGGGCATATGGGCCAGGCGGTTGAAGCCGACGCGGGCGCAGTAGCGGTCAACCTCGTCGGTTTCGCGGCTCCGGTTGGCCACGCAGCCCGCCAGACGGACCTTGTAATTGCCCGATTTGGCTTGGACGGCGGCGATGATGCGGTTCATCGCGTAGATGCTGTCGAAGTCGTTCGCGGTGACGATCACGGCGCGGTCGGCGTGTTGCAGGGGGGCTGCAAAGCCGCCGCACACCACGTCACCCAGCACGTCGAAGATCACCACGTCGGTGTCTTCCAGCAGATGATGCTGCTTGAGCAGTTTCACCGTCTGGCCCACGACATAGCCGCCGCAGCCGGTGCCTGCGGGCGGACCGCCCGCCTCGACGCATTTCACGCCGTTGAAGCCGGTGGCCACGTAATCCTCGGGGCGCAGTTCCTCGGCGTGGAAATCGACCTCTTTCAGGATGTCGATGACCGTGGGCTGCAAGCGGCCGGTCAGGGTAAAGGTGCTGTCATGTTTCGGATCGCAGCCGATCTGCAACACGCGCTTGCCCATCATGGAAAAGGCGGCGGACAGGTTCGAGCTGGTCGTCGATTTGCCGATCCCGCCCTTGCCATAGACCGAAAAGACCTTGGCCCCTTCGATCTTGGTGTCATTGTCCTGATGGACCTGAACCGACCCTTCGCCGTCCAGACCCCGCAGATCGGGGATTTCGTCTTTCGGGCTCATGTCGTCTCCTTCGGGGCGGGCGCGCCCTTCATTTTCTGTCCATAAATATCCCGGGGGTGCGGGGGCTGGCCCCCGCTGGTCGGGTTCAGTCTGGGAAGCGTTCCGGTCATTCTGCCGCGATCCCTTCCAAGCGATCCTCAAGCTCGTCCGCCGCATGTTGCAGGGCGGAAAGCGTGTCGGCATCGGGTTGCCAGTAGTTGCGGTCGCTGGCTTCCAGCAGGCGTTGGGCCATGCGGCTGGAGGCTTCGGGGTTCAAACCTGCCAGACGGCGGCGCATCGCCTCGTCCAGCACAAAGGTTTCCGACAGGCGCTGATAGACCCAAGGGTCGACCTGCGCGGTGGTGGCCGACCAGCCAAGCGTGTTGGTCACATGCGCCTCGATCTGGCGCACGCCTTCAGCCCCGTGGCGCAACAGGCCCTCGTAGAATTTCGGGTTCAGGCTGCGCGAGCGGGTTTCCAGCGCGATCTGGTCTTTGAGCGTGCGGACGGTGCCCGCACCGCGCGTCTGGTCGCCGATGTAGACGGGGGTTTCCTCGCCGCCACGGGCGCGTTTCACCGCGCGGGCGATGCCGCCGAGCGTGTCGAAGTATTGGTCGACCGAGGTGACGCCGAGTTCGACGGATTCGAGGTTCTGATAGGCAAGGTCGACGTCTTTGAGCACCTGCTGCAGCAGGCCCGCATGTTTGACCGGCTTGCCGCCCATGCCATAGGCAAAGGATTTGCGGGATTCGTAGGCGTCGGCCAGTTCATCCTCGGCGCCAAAGGCGGACGATCCGACAAGGATATTGACGTTCGAGCCGTAAGCCCCTTCGGCGTTGGAGAACACGCGCAAGGATGCGGTTTCCATATCCACGCCCAGTTCGGCGGCCTGCCGCAGGGCGTGCTCGCGGATAAAGTTCTGCGACAGCGGCTCGTCGGCGGTTGCGGCCTTGTATGCGGCTTCGGCGAGCATCCGGGTTTGCAGCGGCAGCAGGTCGCGGAAGATGCCCGACAGCGTCATCACCACATCGATGCGCGGGCGGCCGAGTTCGGCAAGCGGGATCAGGTCGGCCCCGCACAGGCGGCCGTAATGGTCGAAGCGGGGCTTGGCCCCCATCAGCGCCAGCGCCTGCGACAGCGGCGAGCCGTCGGATTTGATATTGTCCGACCCCCAAAGCACGAGTGCCACCGAACGCGGCAGGCGGGCATGGGCGGCAAGCAGGCGTTCGGCCTGCGCCGCGCCATCGCGCAGGGCAAAGGCGGTGGGCATGCGGAAGGGGTCGAAGGCGTGGATATTGCGCCCGGTGGGCAGGATGTCGCGGCTTCGCAGCAGATCGCCGCCGGGAACGGGGGCGATGAAATGGCCGCCCAGCGCACGCAGCAGCGCGGGAATTTCGGTGTCTTGCGCCAGTGCTGCGTTCAGCGTCGCGGCATCCGCTCCGGTCAGGCCGATCAGGTCGGTCATGTTCTGGCGCATCTCGGGCGTCATCGGGCGGCCAAGGACGTGCAGGCCGTCGGTGATCAGCGCGTTCTCGGTGTCGAGAAGTTTCAGCCAAAGCGTGTCGGGGTCGGTCGCATCCAGATCGACGAGTGCCGCCTGTTCACGCAGCAGGGCGAGCAATTCGTCGCGTTCCGGCGCGTCGGTATCCAGTCCGCGCCAGCGGGTGAGCGAGTCCTTGAGATCCAGCAGGCCCTTGTACAGGCCCGATTGCGCCAAGGGGGGCGTCATATGGGTGATGGTGATTGCGTTCGAGCGGCGCTTGGCCAGCGTTGCCTCGGACGGGTTGTTCGACGCGTAAAGGTAGATGTTGGGCAGGTTGCCGATCAGCCGGTCGGGCCAGCAGCCGCCGCCGACGCCGGCCTGTTTGCCGGGCATGAATTCCAAGGCGCCGTGCATGCCGAAATGCAGCAGGGCATGGGCGCCGAAGTCTTCACGCATCCAGCGGTAAAAGGTGGTGAAGGCATGGGTGGGGGCAAAGCCGTGTTCGAACAGCAGGCGCATCGGGTCGCCCTCGTAGCCGAAGACGGGCTGGAGGCCGACGAAGACATTGCCGAACTGCGCGCCCAGCACCATGACGCCGCGCCCGTCGGTCTGGATGCGGCCGGGGGCGGGGCCCCAGACGGCTTCGACATCCTTCAGCCACGGGCTGCGGGCGACCATTTCGGCGGCGGGCACGATGGTGTGCACGTTGGCGGGTTGGCCGTAACGCTTGGCATTGCCGCCAAGAACCGCCTCGCGCAGGTCTTCGACGGTGGCGGGGGGTGTCAAGTCGTAGCCTTCGGCCTGCATGGCGTGCAGCGTGTTCAGGAGCGATTCGAAAACGCCGAGGTAGGCGGCGGTTCCGGCAGCGCCCGCGTTGGGCGGGAAGCCGTAAAGCACCACGGCGACCTTGCGCTTGAAGGTGGCGGAACGGCGCAGCGTTGCAAGGCGGGCGACCTTGTCGGCCAGCGCCTCGATCCGTTCGGGGCAGGGCGACATGGCGCGGTTGGTGACTGATTCGGCGGGCGCGCGGCAGTGGTGCGCGCAGCCGTCGCACCCGTTCAGATCGTGGCGTCCGGCAAAGACCGTGGGGTTGGTCGCGCCGTCGATTTCTGGCAGCGCGATCAGCATGGTGGTCTCGACCGGGCCAAGGCCACCGTTCGATGCGCCCCATTGGCCCAGCGTCTGGAATTCCAGCGGGTGGGCTGCGATGTAGGGCACGTCAAGTGCGCTAAGCGCCGTCACGGCAGCGGGGCTGTCGTTATAGGCGGGGCCGCCGACAAGGCTGAAACCGGTCAAGGAGACCAAGGCATCGACGCGGCCTGCGAAATAGGCGTCCATCGCGGGCCGACCGTCAAGGCCACCGGCAAAGGCGGGCAGGACGGCGATGCCTTTCGCCTCAAAGGCGCGGATCGCGGCGTCGTAATGGGCGGTGTCACTGGCGAGGATGTAAGAGCGCAGCATCAACAGGCCCACGGTCGCGGTGGCCCCTGCGGGGCGCGGGATTGCGGCGGGGTCGGTGGTGATGCGGGCGGCAAGATCGGGGTGGTAAAGGCCAACGTCGGGGTAATCGACTGGCGGTTTTGACGCCACGCCCTGCCAGTCGCGGTTTGTGGTGTAGCGCGAGACGAGGAAGCGGATCATCTGCTCGATATTGTCGTCGGACCCGCCGAGCCAGTATTGCATCGACAAGAACCACGCGCGCAGGTCCTGCGCCTTGCCCGGCAGGAAGCGCAGGATTTTGGGCAGGCGGCGCAGCATCTTCATCTGCTTTTCGCCCGACTTGCCCGAAGGCGCGCCCGACCCGCGCAGTTTCTTCAGGAATTGCATCGCGGCCGAGGCGGGCTTGGACATATCCAGATCGCCCATCCGTGTCAGCTTGACGATGGCGGGGTCGGCAATCAGGCCAACGAAGGCATCGGCGCGCAGGCTCGCGGCCTGCAATTGGGGCAGGATGGCGCGGATGTGTTCCTCGATGAACAGAAGGTTCGCCACGACGAAATCGGCGGTTTCCACGGCTGCGCGGGCAGCGGCAAGGGCTGCTGGGTTTTCGGCCCATTCGGCGGCGGCGTGGACCGAAACCTCGATCCCCGGAAAGTCGCGGGCAAGGCGGGGAGCGATGCGCGCGGCAGGGCCTGCGGCATGGGCATCGAGCGTGACGATGACAAAGCGGTAAACTCCCGCGCCCTTGTCGGGCGGGGTCAGGGTCGCGCGTGTCATCTGGTCATCGCGCATAATGTGCCTTTGCCTCATAGAGGGTTTCGACGTTGATTTCGGTCACGCCACGGTCGGCGGCGTATTTCTCGGTGTTGCGCTTGGCCTTGCCGCGCACGAAGAAGGGAATCTTCTTCAACTCGCGCTCGGCGGCATCGGCCCAGAACGGCTCTGCGGCAGGTGCCGCCCCGCTTTTCGCATTTTCTGTCTCTAAATATCCCACGGGGGGTGCGGGGGGTGTGAAACCCCCCGCGTCTTCGGGTTCCACCCGCGCCACGGCCTTGGCGCCGTGATGGCTTGGCCCTGCGGCATCGTGGAATTCGAAATCCTCGCGGAACATGGTCAGCAGGTGTTCTTCCAGACCCATCACAAGCGGGTGGATCCATGTGTCAAAGATGACATTCGCGCCTTCGAACCCCATCTGGGGCGAGTAGCGGGCGGGGAAGTCCTGCACGTGGACGGGTGACGAGATGACGGCGCAGGGAATACCCAGGCGCTTGCCGATGTGACGCTCCATCTGCGTGCCGAGGATCAACTCGGGTTGCAGGCGTTCGATTTCGGCTTCGACTTCCAGATAATCGTCGGTGATCAGCGCCTCGATGCCATGGGCTTTGGCGGCGGCGCGCATGGGCCGTGCGAATTCGCGGTTGAAGCAGCCCATGCCCACGACCTGAAAGCCGATCTCGGTCGCGGCGATGCGGGCGGCGGCGATGGCGTGGGTGGCGTCGCCGAAGATGAAGACGCGCTTGCCGGTGAGGTAGGTCGAGTCGACCGATGCAGACCACCACGGCAGGCGCAGCGCGCTTTCGTCGACGGTCGGCGACAGGCCGGTGAGGGCCGCCACTTCATGCAGGAAGTCGCGTGTGGCGCCGACGCCGAGGGGGACGGTCTTGGTCCACGGCTGGTTGCAGGTCCGTTCGAGCTGGCGCGCGGCGCCTTCGCCGGTTTCGGGGTAGAGCAGCACGTTGAAATGCGCCTGACCCATGCGGGCGATATCCGACGGGCGGGCGTCGAGCGGGGCCGCCACGTTGACCGTGATGCCCATGAGGGACAGCAGTTTCGTCACCTCGGCCACATCGTCGCGGTGGCGGAAGCCAAGGGCGGTCGCGCCGAGGATGTTGCAGGTTATGTTTGCCGTACGCGGCATCGGTTTGGCCAAATGCCGCACGATCTGGTGAAAGGTCTCGTCCGCGCCGAAGTTTTCCTTGCGCTGGTAGGAGGGCAGGTCGAGCGGGATCACCGGGATCGGCAGGCCGAGGGCTTCGGTCAGGCCACCCGGATCGTCCTGGATCAATTCGGCGGTGCACGAAGCGCCGACGATCATCGCTTCGGGCTGGAAGCGGGCATAGGCGTCGCGGGCCGCATCTTTGAACAGGTTGGCGGTGTCGCCGCCCAGATCGCGGGCCTGAAATGTCGTGTAGGTGACCGGCGGGCGGTGGTTGCGCCGTTCGATCATGGTGAACAGCAGGTCTGCGTAGGTGTCGCCCTGCGGGGCGTGCAGCACGTAATGCAGGCCCTTCATGCCGGTGGCGACACGCATGGCACCGACATGGGGCGGGCCTTCGTAGGTCCAGAGGGTAAGTTTCATGCGTTGGCCCCCGCTTGCAGCAGTGCCTTGCGGCGCAGGGGGCGCGAGAAGAGACCCGCAAGGTCGCCTGCCTGTTCGTAGAAATGGACGGGGGTGAACACCAGTTCGATGGCCCATTTCGTCGTGTGGCCCTTGGCTTCCAAGGGATTGGCGAGGCCGAGGCCGCAGACCGTCAGGTCGGGGTTCGCGGCGTGCTGGCGGTCGAGTTGCTTTTCGACATCCTGCCCTTCGGAAATCGTCGGGCCTTTGGCGATCAGATCGAGGTCGGGCCCGTGGATGGCGTCATGCAGGTAGGGGGTGCCGATCTCGATCGCCGTCATGCCGCATTCGCGGGTGAGGAAGCGGGCGAGGGGGATTTCAAGCTGGCTGTCGGGGAAGAAGAACACCGACTTGCCGACGAGTTCGGCGGATTGCGTGGCGATGGCCTTGAGCGCGCGGGCGCGGGGGGCGGCGGTGACGCGGTCGAAGGTGGCGTCATCGACGCCGAATTCGGTGGCGACAGCGCGCAGCCAAGCGGTCGTGCCTGCTTCCCCGAACGGGAACGGGGCCGCGATATGGGTTGCGCCACGGCGGGTGAGCGCGGCGTGGGTGTCGTTCAGGAAGGGTTGGACAAGCGCGAAGACGGTGTTCGCGCCCACGGCGGGCAGATCGCCCGAGCGGCGGGCGGGCAGCATGCGGACGGGGCCGATGCCCATGGCCGACAGCAGCGCGAGGCACTGGTCTTCGACGACGTCGGGCAACGCGCCGACGACGAGGAGTTCGCGGGCGGTGGTGCTGGCAAGCGTTGGGACCATCGCGGCAAGGCAGGCATCCTCGCCTTGGGTAAAGGTCGTCTCGATGCCGCTGCCCGAGTAGTTGTAAACCCGCACATGCGGGCTGTGCAGGCCCGAAAGCCGTTCGGCGGCGCGAGCGAGGTCAAGCTTGATGACCTCGGACGGGCAGGAGCCGACGAGGAAGAGCTGTTTGATGTCGGGACGGCGCGACAGCAGGCGCTGCACTTCGCGGTCGAGTTCTGCATTTGCGTCTGCAAGACCGGCAAGGTCTTTCTCTTCGAGAATCGCCGTGCCGAAGCGGGGTTCTGCAAAGATCATCACACCGGCGGCGGCTTGCAGAAGGTGGGCGCAAGTGCGCGATCCGACCACGAGGAAGAAAGCGTCCTGCATCTTGCGGTGCAGCCAGATGATGCCGGTGAGGCCGCAGAACACCTCGCGCTGGCCGCGCTCTTTCAACACCGGAGTGTCGCGGCAGCCGGTCGATTTGGCGAGGGTGGCGGGAAGGTCGAGGCTCATGCCGTGGCGCCTTGTGTCAGGGCGCCGTCGAGGCGGGCGAGGCGGAGTTTCCAGATGAATTGGGCAGCGTTCACCGCGTAGGTGGCATAGGCCAGAAGGGCCAGGGCCATAAGCTGCGGTTCGGTCAGCGCGCCGGTGAAAAGCGCAATGATATAAAGGGTATGCAAGCCGATGACGGCAAAGCTGAACACGTCTTCCCAGAAGAAGGCGGGGGCAAAAAGATACTGGCCGAAGACCACCTTTTCCCAGATCGCGCCGGTCACCATGATGACGTAGAGAAAACCGGTTTTCACCAGCACCGAGATGGTCGCCGCAGCGTAGCCGTCACCCGTCGCAAGGAAGCGCAGCACCAGGACGAGCGAGACGGCGAAGGCGAGGAACTGGGCCGGTGCCAGAAGCCCCTGAACGAGGGTCCACCGCGTTGCGTCACGGCGGGCGCGCTGCTCTTCGGTGTAGAGCCGCTTGCGCGGTGCGGGGTGGGCATCGGGGTGCATCTTGCGACGCCTCATATTTCAGCTTCTTGTGGGTCCAAGGTAGCGACAGGGGGCAGAGTGTCAACTGAAACTTACATATTTTTGCACGACATTGCGTAAAGAGATGCCGGGGGCCCGGGGCTGATTTGTCAAGAAACGCAGGATAAATTCCAACAAAAGCGGGTATTTGTGGTGCGCCATGCTGTTTGTGGCGAATGGCAGTGTCAATTTGCTTTGACATTCCTGTCGCCGGGGCAGAGATTGGTGCGAAGGATCTTTAGGTCTTGCGTGCGCGGGGTTTTCCCGTGTGCGATCCGAACAGATCCGGGAGCCGGTCATGCAGCATCAGATGCAAGGGACGACCGCGCGCCGGATGGAGGGCGTTATGGGCGACGTTACGCGGACCGGAGGCACGGACGGGGTGGCACATTTCGCCGCCGAAGTCCTCGCACGTTTGGTCAAGAGCGAAGCGGTCGCCGGTTCGGTGCTGAACGAGACGCTCGTGCTGCGGTTGATGCGGGCGGTCTCGACCGGCGATCCGGAGGCTTTCGGCGCGCTGCGGGCCGATTTCAAGCGGGCGCGCGTGTCGGCTGCGGTGCTGGCCGACCATTACATTCCCGAAGTTGCCCGCAGGTTGGGCAAGGGCTGGGCCGAGGATTGCGTGACCTTTGCCGATGTCACCATGGGCACGGCGCGCTTGCAGGCGATGCTGCGCGAGATCGGGCAGGACTGGTACGCCGATTCCGCAGGGGCTGCGGTGGGGCCGACGCTGCTGGTGATCATCCCCGAGGGCGAGCATCACACGCTGGGTGCGATGGTTCTGGCGGCAAGGCTGCGGCGCAGTGGCGTTTCGGTTTCGCTTCGGATCGGCGATCCGCCCCCTGTGCTTGCAACCTTTGTGCGCGACCGTAGTTTCGATGCTGCGCTGATCTCGGTTGCCTGCCACGAAAAGCTTGAAACTTCGGCAAGACTTGTCAAAACGCTGAAGGATGCGACCAAGGGCAGGTTGAAGATTGCGTTGGGCGGGGCGGTGCTTGCAACCGGGGAATACTGCGCGTCGAACACGGGCGCGGATGTCGTGACCAACGATATCGAAGCGGCGTTGAAGGGGTTGGGATTGCTGGAGCACTCCGCTGAAAGAGAACGGGTCTGAGACGGAACAAGAGGTGCCGTTCCGCTGCTGCGGGGCGGGCCCAAGGAAGCTGGGAACGACGTGACAACTGACGGCAGACATCTTTTGCATGGCGGAAAGCTTCCGCTGATCGCGCCCGATCTCTTGAGCGAGATTCTGGCGACTGCGTCGGATATCGCGCTTCTGGTTTCGCCGTCGCGTCGGATCATCTCGGTGATGGTCAACCCGCATCATCGCAGCTTTGGCCAGTTGACCGATTGGGAAGGCGGCAATCTGCGCGATGTGCTGACCGACGAGAGCAACCGCAAGTTCGAGGCGCGTCTGGCCGATCCGCATGCCAAGCGGATGCCGGGGCTGGCGATCGAGCTGAACCATGCCGATCAGGCGCATTGGGAGTTTCCGGTGCGCTATTCGATCCATCGCATCGGCAACGACGCTTCCCTGTTGATGATGGGCCGCGACCTGCGCCCCGTGGCCGAGGTGCAGCAGCAGCTTGTGCAGGCGCAACTTGCGCTCGAGCGCGATTACGAGAATCAGCGCGAGCTGGACACGCGGTACCGCGTGCTGATGGAAGTGTCGCGCGATCCGGTGGTGATGGTGTCGATGGGCACGGGGCGGATCACCGATCTGAACCCTGCCGCAGCGCTTTTGCTGGGTGGCGTGCGGGCCGATCTGGTGGGTGCGGCCGTCGCGCAGGAATTCGAGGGGCGCAGGCGCGGCGAGTTTCTGGAAAGCATGTCGAACCTTGCCGTTGCCGAGCGCAACGCACCGATCGAATTGACCGCGCGTCGCTCGCAGAAGCGGGTTTTCGTCACACCCACTGTGTTTCGTGCGGCCGGCGAGCGGATCTTGCTGTGCCAGCTTGATACCGCGCAGGCGGGCGGCACGGCGACGGATGAATTGGCGGCCAACCTTTCGCGGCTTTATCACGAAGGTGTCGACGGGATCGTGTTCTGCGACGCCGAGGGCAATATCCGCGCCGCGAACGAGGCCTTCCTGAACCTGACCGACACGGCGAACATGGCCGCGATCAAGGGGCGGTCGATGGCCGATTTCCTTGCGCGCGGGGCGGTCGATCTGCGGGTGCTGATCGACAACGTCAAGCGCACTGGCCAGTTGCGGATCTATGCCACGCGGCTGACCACCGATTTCATGGGCCAGATCGCGGTCGAGATTTCCGCGACTTGGCTGAACGACCGCCCGAACCCCGTGCTGGTTCTGGTGGTGCGCGATTCCAGCCGTGCCGATACGATGCGCCGCCCGCCCCTGGGCCAGCATGACGATGGCGTGCGTAACGTGATGGAGTTGGTCGGGTCGTCGACGCTGAAGGATATCGTGGCCGAGACGACGGATGTGATCGAAAAGATGTGCATCGAGACGGCGCTGGAACTGACGCGCAACAACCGTGTCGCGGCGGCCGAGATGTTGTCGCTGTCGCGGCAGTCTCTTTACGTGAAGCTGCGGAAATACGGGCTGATCAACAAGGGCGACGAGTAACCCCTAAAACTTGCGCGACTTTGACTTGGGTCAAGGTCTGTGCGCCCCAAACTGTCAATCTGGGTTGACACATGGAGGGCGCGCAGGATGCGGATCGTTTTCGTTCACCCCAATTACCAT
Protein-coding sequences here:
- a CDS encoding PucC family protein, whose protein sequence is MIIRKKHLQMLGANWLPFADVASKDLSLMQLLRMSLFQVSVGMASVLLLGTLNRVMIVELSVPAMVVAAMIAIPVLVAPFRALLGHRSDTHRSALGWKRVPYLWFGSLWQMGGLAVMPFALIVLSGDRTYDVPFAGEVLAALAFLMTGIGMHMTQTAGLALASDRASDETRPRVVALLYVMNLLGMGVSAIIVGWLLTDFSPLTLVRVVQGCGLATLVLNLIALWKQERFRPMTAEERAAPRTSFSSSWADLMASGTAGRLLVVVVIGTLGFNMQDVLLEPYGGEILGLSVSQTTLLTAMSAAGALIGFLLAARWLSKGIDPFRMAARGLLAGIVAFVAVIFAGPLHSTALFFAGAGMIGFGSGLFAISTLTVAMQLSVGGLAGAGIALGAWGAAQATAQGASIFLGGSLRDLVGHLATNGWLGAGLTDASLGYSFVYHLEIGLLFATLAVLGPLVRVRPLSETKPSGDARLAIVEFPT
- the bchM gene encoding magnesium protoporphyrin IX methyltransferase → MADYTATRQRVERYFDHSATSVWDRLTSDAPVSRIRQTVREGRDLMRATMLGRLPADLRGCRVLDAGCGTGSMTEELARRGADVLAVDISPQLIGIAKARLPKALASRVTFAAGDMTDAAHGRFDFVLAMDSLIYYAAPDIGGILNRLGQRTRGGIIFTVAPKTPFLMAFFTLGKLFPRADRSPTMIPHAAETIAAHAKGQLKRIDRVTRGFYISECLEYRP
- the bchL gene encoding ferredoxin:protochlorophyllide reductase (ATP-dependent) iron-sulfur ATP-binding protein, which gives rise to MSPKDEIPDLRGLDGEGSVQVHQDNDTKIEGAKVFSVYGKGGIGKSTTSSNLSAAFSMMGKRVLQIGCDPKHDSTFTLTGRLQPTVIDILKEVDFHAEELRPEDYVATGFNGVKCVEAGGPPAGTGCGGYVVGQTVKLLKQHHLLEDTDVVIFDVLGDVVCGGFAAPLQHADRAVIVTANDFDSIYAMNRIIAAVQAKSGNYKVRLAGCVANRSRETDEVDRYCARVGFNRLAHMPDIDAIRRSRLKKKTLFEMDDSEDIVMARAEYMRLAETLWRSVQGTGSTPEPLPDREIFELLGFD
- a CDS encoding magnesium chelatase subunit H; translation: MRDDQMTRATLTPPDKGAGVYRFVIVTLDAHAAGPAARIAPRLARDFPGIEVSVHAAAEWAENPAALAAARAAVETADFVVANLLFIEEHIRAILPQLQAASLRADAFVGLIADPAIVKLTRMGDLDMSKPASAAMQFLKKLRGSGAPSGKSGEKQMKMLRRLPKILRFLPGKAQDLRAWFLSMQYWLGGSDDNIEQMIRFLVSRYTTNRDWQGVASKPPVDYPDVGLYHPDLAARITTDPAAIPRPAGATATVGLLMLRSYILASDTAHYDAAIRAFEAKGIAVLPAFAGGLDGRPAMDAYFAGRVDALVSLTGFSLVGGPAYNDSPAAVTALSALDVPYIAAHPLEFQTLGQWGASNGGLGPVETTMLIALPEIDGATNPTVFAGRHDLNGCDGCAHHCRAPAESVTNRAMSPCPERIEALADKVARLATLRRSATFKRKVAVVLYGFPPNAGAAGTAAYLGVFESLLNTLHAMQAEGYDLTPPATVEDLREAVLGGNAKRYGQPANVHTIVPAAEMVARSPWLKDVEAVWGPAPGRIQTDGRGVMVLGAQFGNVFVGLQPVFGYEGDPMRLLFEHGFAPTHAFTTFYRWMREDFGAHALLHFGMHGALEFMPGKQAGVGGGCWPDRLIGNLPNIYLYASNNPSEATLAKRRSNAITITHMTPPLAQSGLYKGLLDLKDSLTRWRGLDTDAPERDELLALLREQAALVDLDATDPDTLWLKLLDTENALITDGLHVLGRPMTPEMRQNMTDLIGLTGADAATLNAALAQDTEIPALLRALGGHFIAPVPGGDLLRSRDILPTGRNIHAFDPFRMPTAFALRDGAAQAERLLAAHARLPRSVALVLWGSDNIKSDGSPLSQALALMGAKPRFDHYGRLCGADLIPLAELGRPRIDVVMTLSGIFRDLLPLQTRMLAEAAYKAATADEPLSQNFIREHALRQAAELGVDMETASLRVFSNAEGAYGSNVNILVGSSAFGAEDELADAYESRKSFAYGMGGKPVKHAGLLQQVLKDVDLAYQNLESVELGVTSVDQYFDTLGGIARAVKRARGGEETPVYIGDQTRGAGTVRTLKDQIALETRSRSLNPKFYEGLLRHGAEGVRQIEAHVTNTLGWSATTAQVDPWVYQRLSETFVLDEAMRRRLAGLNPEASSRMAQRLLEASDRNYWQPDADTLSALQHAADELEDRLEGIAAE
- the bchB gene encoding ferredoxin:protochlorophyllide reductase (ATP-dependent) subunit B, which encodes MKLTLWTYEGPPHVGAMRVATGMKGLHYVLHAPQGDTYADLLFTMIERRNHRPPVTYTTFQARDLGGDTANLFKDAARDAYARFQPEAMIVGASCTAELIQDDPGGLTEALGLPIPVIPLDLPSYQRKENFGADETFHQIVRHLAKPMPRTANITCNILGATALGFRHRDDVAEVTKLLSLMGITVNVAAPLDARPSDIARMGQAHFNVLLYPETGEGAARQLERTCNQPWTKTVPLGVGATRDFLHEVAALTGLSPTVDESALRLPWWSASVDSTYLTGKRVFIFGDATHAIAAARIAATEIGFQVVGMGCFNREFARPMRAAAKAHGIEALITDDYLEVEAEIERLQPELILGTQMERHIGKRLGIPCAVISSPVHVQDFPARYSPQMGFEGANVIFDTWIHPLVMGLEEHLLTMFREDFEFHDAAGPSHHGAKAVARVEPEDAGGFTPPAPPVGYLETENAKSGAAPAAEPFWADAAERELKKIPFFVRGKAKRNTEKYAADRGVTEINVETLYEAKAHYAR